Within the Mugil cephalus isolate CIBA_MC_2020 chromosome 1, CIBA_Mcephalus_1.1, whole genome shotgun sequence genome, the region GATTTATTGAGGggagtttatttgaaaaactCAACTGTTAAGACCCTCACCTTCAGctttgccatttttatttctgttttatagaaaaaataatttattaattggGAAACAAAATAGCAGATGAATCAATACTGAAAATAAGCATTATTTGCTGCTCGAACTGAAAACACTCAGAAGGATAAGTCATCTCTGGCTATAAATGACAGCATCAACTTGATGagatgcaaacaaacagaagcagaaataaatgaatactcAGAGTTATTGTTGGTCTGTTGGTAAGCAGTGGGAATCTGTGAGTtttgtattaatgtgtgtgtgttctgcaggtATGTGGTGGATCGTCGTTGGTTTGAACAGTGGAAGGAGTTTGTGGAGACCGGGGACCAGAACTCGTCGTCTTTCCCTGGTCAGATCGACAACAGCGAGCTGTTCGAAGGTCAGTTCACTCTTTCAAACTAATAATGAACAAAACCTCAATATGAACTTCCTGTGGTTGCTGCTGTAAGACGACACGCAGGCATCAGTAATCGGTGAAGTGTTTCTCCTGGTTTCAGACCTGGACTCATACCACCTGAAAGAGCGGCTGGTGGAGAATGAGGACTTTGTGTTGGTTCCGGCTGAGGCCTGGCACAAGCTGCTGGTCTGGTACGGCATGGTGGACCAGCAACCACCGCTGGAGCGCAAGGTGACGCGCATACTCACATTAGACACACACGTCACAACGCACACCCGGCACACAACTGTTGACTTTACACACACTGGACACGCCCcaaacacacaatttaaataCTGTAGATACACCTCACACCAAACCCACAGCTAACACACCGAGCACACAACTGACACATTTCAAGAATGAGACTTTTCATGTTCcttgtgaaggttctcattcatccaggtcatgctaatccaaaaggcgttgaacaaggcaactggacctgtagaatttcttgaatttcaagcctttattcaacgccttttggagaCTTGCCATGGCCTTCACTTcaacagtagtagtagttgtgtgTGAGGACACATTCACAACCTGGGTATTTTCCTCTCTTTATGAGAGAGAGGTAAATCATTGAATTTTACTGTGAAGTCTTGGTTCAAGGTTTAGTCTGTAGGAAATAAATGGAGGTCAATGTGAAGGTCTTTGAAGTGATGGAcatatgatgtgtgtgtgtgccaggtgGTGGACCTGCCCAGCACTCTGAAGGTGGAGGTTTACCCCGTTGAGATCTTCCTCTGTCTTCATAGCAACATGGAAAAAGTCATCACGGCTCAGTTCAGCCGCACCGACAGCATACGTGAGTTTGTGTGTAAACATGTCGTCATTTTATTGTGAGCATTCTTGTCCGACTTGCCACACGGGCTGCTTCACTGGCACAGACTTtatcctgtctgtgtgtgtctgtgtgtgtagattCGATCCAAAGGGCCATGTGTCAGGAATTCTCTGTGGCCCCGGGCTCAGAGTGCCGTCTGTGGATGAAGAGTTCAGACAGCAGCTGTGAGCGTCTCAGGAATGTCCAAGTGAGCGTGTTGGACGCCTGTTTGAGCTCAGGGATGGTGAGGACGCATCTCACACTCACTGACACGTTTAACATGACAAAGCATGAGTAGAATAATCCAGCAACAGATCAGGTAGATCCTTTTACACCTGCACGTTCCTGTAACAGAGTAAACGTCTCCTACTTCCTCATTGCACCAGCTCTCCTTTGAAATAGCAAACGGTCTGCCTCAGAGATAAGCCGGAACAcgcccgtgtgtgtgtctgcgtgtgtgtttcagacGGTGATTATGGAGATGAGGAATGCCGATGGCACCTGGCCGAGCTCCAGACCTCATATCATGTAAGAACACACACTGGGTCCATAACCTCCGTTTGATTCATGCTTACTCAGtttccagtttctttctttctttgttttttttccgtattatctcttttttttttcattccacaCTTTCTATGAGGCTTATTCCTAAACACTCCTTCAGCGTGATGACTCTCCCTGTTCTACAAGTTTCATTGTCTTGGCCTgcttttagtttcattttctctgaaatAGTCTCCTCTCCTGGTTTTCTCTAATTTGACCACTTCCCATTTTAATAATTGTTGGCCATGCTTTCAGTACTTCTGGTTGTGTTAGTCTGTTTAACTGGAAAGTGTTTCACACATTATGTAACATCTAGTTGATCCCACaccttttttattatattctatTGTAAAGGCCATGACACACCAAGCTGCCATTTGGGCTTCGCTAACACAGACACCTGGGAACGACTTCTCAGCAAATTCAGCAGGTTGAATCTGTGGCTGAACGAGCTGGTCAGAGAGAGCATTTTGATTGGCTGTAACTCTTGCTAGCTTCTTAGCTTCCCAGCTAGCTCCTCCACTTAACCACTTTTGAATAACAAATACTGACTCCTGCTTCCTGCTGATGTGAGGACTTATTTCGTTTTATGCTAGAGCAGAATGTATTACATATGTGGACAGACTTCATTGTCAGTCACACCTGCTTTCatattgtaatatttatttctgcctttcttACAATAATTGTTAAAAAGGATAATATTCGTGAAGAAATTCCTATTAACatatattcaattcaattcaattcagttttatttatatagcgccaataacaatacaaatcgtctcaacacgctttacaaaaaccagcctgcaacctccagagcagcctgagggcgacggtggcaaggaaaaactccctttaacaggaagaaaccttgagcagaacccagctcatatggagggaaccatctgctgaaggccagccgggtagaaacagagaagagaagatagagagaataTTGACAGTTGATTCaaattgtttctgttgttcagaATAGTTTTAAATGGCCTTGATTACCAGTATGAACATTGATAAACTGGTTATCCTCAGCAGTTTTCCCTTCTAACTAAATCTAAATATCTGCAGTCTGATGTAAATCTTCTCCTTTCTGGTTTCCAGGAGGAACTCTGTGGAAGAGCAGGACTCGTACAGAGGACAGCCAGGAGTCTGCGGCCTCACCAACCTGGGCAACACCTGCTTCATGAACTCTGCTTTACAGGTCCCAACTCAAAGACAACACGCAAACCTGCTGTTATTTTCCTAACTCAACATAGTGCCATAACCATATCCTAATCTTAACCTTGGCCCTTCAACCTGGTCCTGACaggttttaaccttcaaaaaaTATCATGGCCAGCAAGAACGGTCCCACAGTGTTAGtgctgaacaaaaaaatgaccctgtccactaaataaataaagtcaggactatttctttttaaatttgctaCTGATTCCATCATACAAACAAGAGAAACATCAACCTGGAAGTTCAGTCCAGATCATAAGTCTTTGGACAGTTTTCCATCAATGAAGTAAAGCAGAGATGCTACGTTAAAGTGCCACATGTGACCAATATCTTAAGTTTAACTCATTGTGGGAGGATCTGTGTGTGAGATAAAGTCAGTCTAACACAAACTTCCCAAAGTACTTAACTCAAACTTCAGCTTCATTACTCATTTTTAAGATTGTGAACACTTAAGTGACAGGTGGACAATTACTTTCACGTCATAATCAGAGACTGATTGTCCTAATGCCTTTCTGGACTGTGGAACGTGCTTTTCTTTTGTCAAGTGGTCACATTAGTTGGcttcagcgtgtgtgtgtacacagtgTTCTACTTCTCAGTTAGACGCTGGAGATCAGGTTCTTTATAAATTATTCAGAATCATTAAACCCTGTTTAAGAAGAGCAGAGTGTTTATTCTGCCGACATCATTGCCTGTTTaaagtttgggatctaatgggATTTTTAAAGCTTTGGGTGTCACAGGCCATCGTGAGATATGCTCTGTGCAGAATTAGCTCCTGTTTGGTGTCAGTGTGGCTACTCAGACTGAAACTCTGCTTCAGTGAGCCATTAACATTAATTTCATACTCTTTAGTGTCTGTCAGGTGCTACGTATATCACTAAGGCATCGTGTGTATTCAATGAGTTTTCAAGATATCTCAATAAACACTGGGACAAAGAAACAATGACACAAAGTTGCTGCATATAAAAAACATTGATATCAACTGTCAGTTTTTtcagttcaaaaacaaaacatttttaagttaaaaaaaaaaaaaagctcaaaatcCCGATACAGCAGGCAGCAAATAGAGGACACTAAACCATAAAGCTACAGGGCTCATCTGAAAACCTTCTGGCTTCTAAAATGTGACGCAGAGTTTAAATTCTGCATGAAAGTTCAGACtagttcagtttatttcactCCGCTTTGTCTGCTCCTGTCCTCTCTGCAGTGTCTGAGTAACGCTCCTCCTCTGACGGAGTACTTCCTGCAGAACTCCTACCTGGAGGAGCTGAACTTCACCAACCCTCTTGGCATGAAGGGAGAGATCGCAGAGGCCTACGCCGACGTCATCAAACAGATCTGGTCCGGGAGGCATTACTCTGTGGTGCCTCGAGTCTTCAAGGTACCCATTACAGTCACGGGTCAGGTTCCCTTGCAGCCTGAGCTCATCATAAAAGTGTCTGAGTCACTTTTATAAATTTTACAAACATATAAAGTCATTAAAGAATTGATGGTACAGCAAGGTATATCAGATTAGTCAGTTGACAGGAAATTAATCTACGAGTTTCAAATCACGTGTACGCTCCAAATATCTTGATTTTAGCTTCTTACATGTAGAATTTTGAtatattgctgtttttttttaaatatttggacatatttttattagtgCCATGtaattaatcagattaatcacagggttgctgtggattaattttgattcattacaattaaatatcatccctttttaatctttattaatcatgttttattttgcttgagcacgtaacattttaattaaacaccttcaacagttgcAACAAAACGACTTGAAACATCTTAACTTTTCGTCTCTTTTTTAcccaaacatttctccacattaacgtggccctgttcctcctctttcattagctactaagacaaactaccTTGTTGACATTAtccgagaggagagctgaccgctTCTCATTTACAGTGTTGTCTCTCACaaaacagtggttgcaggagcgGCCAGACATTTGCAAGCCAGTACTACTAATACTTGCATTGCACACAAATACTTGAGGCTGGTCGACtgatctgtcttgtttttttgcactcaAATTTTGACTGCTAGGTTAAGCAAACACACTTTGTGACAGCGTCACTGTGCTCTGTGTAACATTTCTCAGCGTTGTCTGAATTTTTACAAACCAAATAATGAATCTAGAAATGAATCAGCATATTAATCCATTGAGGATTTGAttgttttctgtcctcctcaGAAGTAGTAGTAAATGAGCTCTGCCTCAAAACGTTtcttacacatttatttatcagtaATAATGTGTCATCAGTCATTTCGAAGGAAGGTTTTGAATGTCCGACTCTGTCAAATGAAACTAAGAACAGGAACAGAAGAACGAAACTCAGCTCTTAACCACAGAGGAGATACAACACCACCTCCTCACAGCTGAACTCAAGGACACTAATAAGTACACTCATACTGTAtttataaaataacaaataagcAAATAAGATGAGGATCCTAAAGTGTAAGACAGTCTGGTAAAGGTGCCGTGTTTGACCGCGGGAGGAGACACTGACACTGTCAGGATATGTTGATCCAGAGAGTCTGAAAAGATAAGGTGACGTGTACATTTATTGATCCCTGTAGGGATCAGCGGCTATGGAATACGATACAGGATACAGGAAGGAAGTAATCTGATGcgctacaaaaataaaagacactgtATATTTGATAACTGGGAATCTCCACAGTCTGCAGTGGGGACAGTTTCTAATGGGGACTGCAGTCTGTCACTAGTGACTGaagcttctgtgtttgtgtgcagacgAAGGTGGGACACTTTGCGTCTCAGTTCCTGGGTTACCAGCAGCACGACAGTCAGGAGCTGCTGTCCTTCCTACTGGACGGGCTGCACGAGGACCTGAACAGAGTCAAGACCAAAGAGTACATCGAACTACGAGACGCCGATGGGCGACCAGACCAGGTGAGCTGAGTTCAGCCTTAGGCAGAGTGTTCAGTCCAACTCCTACATTTTACACTCTGATGTggtttgacttttaaatatgtttctaaATTGCAGATGCTCTGTttgctgttaaataaaatatattttttcactCTTTCTTGTCCGACAGGAAGTGGCGGAGGAGGCATGGCGTAACCACCGGCGGCGAAACGACTCCGTCATTGTCGACACGTTTCACGGCCTCTTCAAGTCGACACTCGTCTGTCCCGAGTGCCACAAAGTCTCCGTGACCTTCGACCCCTTCTGCTACCTGAGCGTCCCGCTTCCTGTCAGCACGGATCGCATCATGGAGGTCTTCTTCGTGTCTCTGGACCCTTATGCCAAACCTGCCCAGGTGAAAAACATCACCTCTCTGCTCTTTATTTATGATGCTGTCACTCATCACTTCCAACAAGGAAGTGTCAGGAAAATAAAGACTGTTAGACATCGGTGTGAATAtatgattaaatgttttctcgTGTGCAGCACCGTGTTGTGGTTCCTAAAGCTGGCAAAGTGTCGGACCTCTGCTCTACTCTGTCAGAGATGACCAACATACCGCCCACTCAGGTCAGTGTGCATGATAATATTTGTGTTGCTCTGAAGCGGTTTCAGTGTGTCCTGCAGGGAGAGCATGACCCATAGAGATGATAACTAATGGTGCAATCACCAGGCTgaagtgtttctttgtgtgtgtttcagatggtGGTTGCTGATGTGTTCAATCATCGTTTCTATAAGATCTACAATGCTGATGAGTCTCTGAGCTGCATACTAGACCGAGACGACATCTTTGTGTAAGAGAAAATGTCTTCTTATCAGTTTCTCCTTAACCTGTTTTacctgtgaatgttttttttttttactttgtggtGATGTTGATGATTTAAATTGGACATGAAAgacactgtgtttacatggaagCTAAATGAAACGATTTGATGTGTTACACTATATACGTCTATTTTTAAGTAACGGAGCCGCTAATATTGTGTCCAGGTACGAGCTGAGTGtgctggaggagcagcaggaggagcaggtgcTGCTGGCTCTCTACCTGAGGGAGCGCTCTCACTACAGAGACTACGGCTCGGGCAGCAGCTCGTACGGGACGTCGCTGTTCGGACACCCGCTGCTGCTCAACGTGCCgcgcagcagctgcagccaggAGGCGCTCTACAACTTGTTCTTGCAGCGACTGGCGTAAGAAACACAGATACAGTACACGTATGTGGCTCTTCATTTTGTCTGGCGTTGGTCACCGACGTGTTTCTGTGCAGGCGCTACGTTCGGCCCCCGGATCCCTCtgaggagttggaggaggaggaagaggaggaggaggatgaagaagaggagctgTACAAGACTCAGACCAACGGCATCAGTGACGGTATTATTTTGACCTGCAGATATAAGATTGGCTTTAGACTTTGTGTCTTATCAGTAAGCAGCAAATGACTTTAGATTTGTTCTGTCAAGTCATAAGACATGACATAAATTATTGTCCTTCAGTCGATTTTATTAAACATGATTATTCAAAGAACCTTTTTCCTTTAATCACGAATGCTTGTCTGAGTTTTCTATACACGCAAACGGGCACGTGATTGTAAATATCTTTGGGTTTtaaacagttcattaaaaaataccGACATGTTGattattttcctgctttttttagGACAAAGAATTTCccaattgagaaaaaaaaatctggactAAAATGTCTTAGCTGTAGACATTTTGTCTGTTGAAATCTGCAGCTCTGATcgtttctgtgttttctcagaTGAGGAGCAGGATGCGAATCCCGGACCCTCCCAGTCAGAGCCCAGCTGCAGTGATGCGTCTTCAAACAACCAATCAGACGGCACCGCTGCATCGGAACCCCAGCCCCACATAAACCACACCCAGCCCTCGCTGGACCACGGTGACTCAGAGACCAGTAACGGCTCCATGACCCAGACTGAGCCCGTCTGCAGCGCGGACAACACCCCCACCAACAGCACGGACGACATGAAGCCCtgtggagacacagagagcacCGGCGACACTGTGGCCTGCTCAGACACACCAGCAGAGACGGCGCAGCAGCCCTGCGAGACCACAGAAGAACAGAACGAAGAGGACAAGCAGGAGGAAGCGTGTTCTCCCAGCCCACCAGCCAATGAGCATCCAGCTAAGAGGAGGGCGTGtcgaaagaggaggaagaatctCTTCACCATCCAGGCAGTCAACTCCAACGGGACGACCGAGAGAGGgatgggagagggagggagcgcTGTGTCCTTCAGCTGTAAGTCTGAACACATGCAGAATGCCTAACctttctatctatctgtgtgtgATGTCTTTAAGACTCaagtttttggatttttggTTCTGCTTATTAGACCAGACATTAAAGATAGAAAGTAAATTTATTTGGACATGACGCTAAGTACCACAGCACCATATGCCACAGGTCTTAGTATAGGGTCATATTTTGCTAAGTCTAGTTTTGCATGTTGttcttatttccttttcttttcttcctccagctcaGCCTTACGTGGCCATAGACTGGGATCCTGACATGAAGAAGAGATTCTACAATGAGAACGAGGCAGAGGTCCGTATGAACATTTACTCAGTCAGAACACTCGTAGAGATAGATTACACCATAGAGTGGCTTTAAGTCACTGCATATTGACTGATCTTTATTACCATAAAACATTTTTGATGAGGACCTCTTTTGAAAAACAGCTTTCTACAGAACAGTGACACAGTGTAGGGACaagaacaaatgaacaaagcTAAAGGTTGCAAAGGTTTCTGGGCGTCTGAACGTTGTTTTGGTCGGTATTTCTTATTTACTGCGTAGCATCTTTTCACAGAGGCTCGGCTAAAATAGAGAAAGGAGACAGGACAGGTTGCACAATAGTAAGTCTGAAAGACACAATGGCGGAGATATTTAAAGACAAGTGTTTGAGGAACGATTTTGATATTGCGTTAAAATGCTCTATTTGAAAGAATACTAAAATGGGCACTTGACTTTGTGCTTCGCCTTGTGTAGAAGTACATGAAACATCCCAGTATGGAGGTTCCTCAGCAGCAGACGACGGTCCAGCTGCAGGAGTGTATCGAGCTGTTCACCACTGTGGAaacactggaggaggagaacccatggtaacacacgcacacacacatacacacacacagatcagcctAAAGACTACAGGAAACCAGATTTTGGATCGTGTAGAACAGGGGTGTCATTTTAGttgggggccacattcagctcaACTGGGCCGGACCAGAAagataacagaataataaagtATAAGTAACGACACACACTTCAGatcttttccatttgttttaggacaaagaagaacaaggaaattGGGagaaagtttacatttaataagctATCCTTAAAAAATCCTTGACAACTTTAAGAAACATTAAgtgtaatttgggctcattgctgtctCAGTCTTGTGTTCTGtgcacttctctgactaaaacattggacaaattagggatagcagttattttcttgtcattttcgCACCTTGCAAATTCATGCTCCGGGCCAAAGTAGACCAT harbors:
- the usp11 gene encoding ubiquitin carboxyl-terminal hydrolase 11, with the translated sequence MTANSRCSAAEPPGLETQRREIESLLRECELRAGDSWYVVDRRWFEQWKEFVETGDQNSSSFPGQIDNSELFEDLDSYHLKERLVENEDFVLVPAEAWHKLLVWYGMVDQQPPLERKVVDLPSTLKVEVYPVEIFLCLHSNMEKVITAQFSRTDSIHSIQRAMCQEFSVAPGSECRLWMKSSDSSCERLRNVQVSVLDACLSSGMTVIMEMRNADGTWPSSRPHIMRNSVEEQDSYRGQPGVCGLTNLGNTCFMNSALQCLSNAPPLTEYFLQNSYLEELNFTNPLGMKGEIAEAYADVIKQIWSGRHYSVVPRVFKTKVGHFASQFLGYQQHDSQELLSFLLDGLHEDLNRVKTKEYIELRDADGRPDQEVAEEAWRNHRRRNDSVIVDTFHGLFKSTLVCPECHKVSVTFDPFCYLSVPLPVSTDRIMEVFFVSLDPYAKPAQHRVVVPKAGKVSDLCSTLSEMTNIPPTQMVVADVFNHRFYKIYNADESLSCILDRDDIFVYELSVLEEQQEEQVLLALYLRERSHYRDYGSGSSSYGTSLFGHPLLLNVPRSSCSQEALYNLFLQRLARYVRPPDPSEELEEEEEEEEDEEEELYKTQTNGISDDEEQDANPGPSQSEPSCSDASSNNQSDGTAASEPQPHINHTQPSLDHGDSETSNGSMTQTEPVCSADNTPTNSTDDMKPCGDTESTGDTVACSDTPAETAQQPCETTEEQNEEDKQEEACSPSPPANEHPAKRRACRKRRKNLFTIQAVNSNGTTERGMGEGGSAVSFSSQPYVAIDWDPDMKKRFYNENEAEKYMKHPSMEVPQQQTTVQLQECIELFTTVETLEEENPWYCPVCKKHQLATKKLDLWSLPEVLIIHLKRFSYTKFSREKLDSIVDFPLKDLDFSDCLLRKNVSNEEPPSRYDLIAVSNHYGGLRDGHYTSYARNKDNGQWYYFDDSKVTYAREDQIMTNAAYVLFYHRQDKLRKPTLPAPNTSPASSTQSANDITSSKDEDTGAAAYVTMETD